The following is a genomic window from Planctomycetia bacterium.
GTACGATGAATGGATATCAAATCATCGCCGTCAGCATCCTCGGTCTGTTACTCCTGATCAGCCTCACGGCCATGTTCCGCGGCTGGGCCACGAGGCGTGAGGGCGCTGCATGGTCCGCGATTTTTCTCGCTGCGATCGTGGCCACCATCAGGCCGCAAATCACCCAGGACATCGCCAACGCCCTCGATATCGACCGCGGCGCGGACCTCGTCTTTTACTGCGGTGTCCTGGTCATGATGGTGGGCTTCTGGATGACCTACCTTCGCATGCGCCGTCTCCGCCGAGACGTCACGCTCCTGGTTCGCCACATCGCCATTCTCGAGGCACGCGGGTCGCTTGCCCCCGTTGATCGTCCATCGCCTGACGGCCCATAAGCCGGGAATCGCAGGTTTCCCATAAGCCTTGCCACGCTTCCCTTTTACATCTATATCTGTGCGTCGCGGTCGAGCGTTCGACCGCCTGTTTTGGCACTGGAACTCCATTCCATGACAACCGCCGCCATGAAGCCTCCCGCCGTTCAAACTCCCATCCCGCTGCTCGATCTCAAGGGGCAGTACGCTCCCATCCGAGAAGAGATACGCAGGGCCATCGACGCCGTCTGCGATTCTCAGCGTTTCATCGGCGGCCCTGAGGTGGTTGCCTGTGAGGAGGCCATCGCCGCCTACTGTGGCTGCAAGTACGCCATTGGAATGAGCAGCGGTACCGACGCGCTGTTGTGCAGCATGATGGCCATGGGCATCGGGCCGGGTGATGAGGTTGTCGTGCCGTCCTTCACCTTCTTCGCCACGGCCGGCTGCGTGAGCCGACTCGGCGCCAAGCCCGTCTTTGTCGATGTCGATCCTGACACCTGCAACACAACGGCGGACTACATCGCGAAGGCGATCACCCCGCGAACAAAGCTCATCATCCCGGTGCATCTCTTCGGCCAGTGCGCGGACATGGACCCGATTATGGCCCTGGGCAAGTCTCGCAATATCCCCGTCATGGAGGACGCCGCTCAGTCGATTGGCGCCACGTACAAGGGCAGGCAGGCTTGTTCGATGGGCGACGTCGGCACGCTCTCGTTTTTCCCCAGCAAAAATCTCGGCGCTTTTGGCGATGCCGGCATGGTTTGCACCAACAGGTCCGACCTCGCCGATCGCATCCGCATGTTCCGCGACCATGGCGCATCCCCGAAGTACTACCACAAGTGGATCGGCGGCAATTTCCGGCTCGATGCCCTCCAGGCCGCCGTGGTGCGGATCAAGCTGCAGTATCTGTCCGGCTGGTCGAAGCAGCGCGGCGAAAACGCCTGCCGATATGGTGGGCTCTTCGCGGGGAGCGTGGTTCGGCCGCCCGTCATCAATGAGTCGAACATCTCCATCTTCAATCAGTACTGCATTCGCGTGCCCCGGCGCGACGAGCTGCGCAAGCACCTCGACGCCCATGGCATCGGCAACGAAGTCTATTACCCCGTCCCGCTTCACATGCAGGAGTGTTTCGCCTCCCTGGGCGGCAAGCCCGGCGACTGTCCAAACGCCGAGGCGGCGGCCCGTGACATCCTGGCCATTCCGATTTACCCGGAGCTCACCACCGAGCAGCAGGAGCGCGTGGCGGCGACCATTCTCGATTTCTATAAGTCCGGGGCCTGAGGAGCTGCCTTGACGTTGACTGCCGGCTCGACGGTTGACCTGCTCAAGGCCTACTGCTGGCCGCTCGCGGTTGCGCTGGCCGTTACTCTCGCTGTCTGCCCTCTCGTGAAGCGCATCGCCATCAAGCTGGAACTTTACGATCGTCCCGATGGCGGCCTCAAGCCGCATCAGGTTCCAATTCCCTACCTCGGCGGTGTGGCCATGTACGTCGGCTGGGCCGCGGCCCTTGCGGTAACGTACGCATTGGTCCCCGAGGTGCGAAAGACGCTCCCGTGGATCATGATCGCCGGGACGGTTCTCATGCTCACCGGCCTGATTGACGACATCCGTCACCTCTCGCCAAAAGTCCGTTTGCTGATTCAGGCCGGCATGGCCGCCATGCTCGTCTACGGCGGCATCGGGCGTCACGTGTCACGAGCCCTGCTTGTGCCGATTCAATCCATTGCGCCGGACCTGTTTCTTTCCGAGCCGTTTGTCGCGGCGGTCAGCGTCGGCGTCTGCATATTTGCGCTGGCCGGCGCCATGAATGCGACCAATTTTATAGATGGTCTGGACGGCCTTTGCGGCGGCATCCTGGCCATTGCCTCCGTCGGGCTGGCCCTGGTGAGCCTCGTCGTGCATCGGCTGGACCCCTCGCATGATCCCAGCGCCGCCGTCCGCTTCGCCCTTTGCGCCGGCGTGCTCGGCGCGTGCCTTGGTTTCCTCCACTACAACTTCAATCCGGCGTCCATCTTCATGGGCGACAGCGGCTCGCTCCTGCTGGGCTTCAACGTGGCTGTGCTCCTGCTCCTGCTCGCCGAGCAGCCCCATCACGCCGGTTATGCGACATGGCGCTGGCTCGATGCAGGTCTGATCGTCTTTGCGTTTCCGGTTCTCGATACAGCCGTCGCAATCACGCGGCGATGGCTGCGCGGCCGTCCGCTGTTCGTCGGCGATCGCAGCCACCTGTACGATCAATTGCGCGATCGCGGCCTATCCGTGCGCCGGACCGTGTTGACCTGCTATGCGATCGGCCTCATCTTTGCATTGCTCGGTCCGGCCATCTCGCGTTTGCCGGCGATTCTCCTCTTCGCGGTCCTCATTGGGATTCCCTCGGCGGCCGGTATTCTCTGCAGGCAGTTCGGACTGCTCCGCGTGGACGACACGGCCTCACGTTCGGCGGCCGCCCGGCACGGTGATTCGCGCTCGGGGTTGTGACCCTCGCGGGTTTTGGGCTACAATCCGGCGGCCAGGGTCGGTGTTCCGATTGGGCTGCCCGCGGCGATCGGGCGAAAGGAAGCGCTGCCGTGACCAGCAATGTTGCCTCACTTCGCAGGCGTCTCTCCGAGAATTTCAAAAAGGTCAGGGATCGTATCTCCGCGGCCTGCGAGCGAGCCCGGCGCAGTCCCGACGACGTCCAACTCATCGCCGTTACCAAATCCGTTGATATTGAAGTCATCCGCCAGGTGCTTGAGCTCGGCACCATCGACATCGGCGAGAGCCGGCCCCAGCAGCTCAACCAGCGCGCCGGCATGATGCACGAATTCATCGAGCGTCGGGCCGTTCTGGGTGGGAGGAGAGAGGGCCCGCCCGCAAGGCCGCGCTGGCACATGATCGGCCACCTCCAGCGCAACAAGGTCAAGCTTGTCGTCCCCTGGGCGGAGATGATCCACAGCGTTGACAGCCTTCGTCTTGCCGAGGATCTCCATCTGCAGGCGACGAGGCTCGGCCGGGTCGTCGACATCCTATTGCAGGTGAACACCACCGGTGAACGCTCCAAGTTCGGCGTGGCCGTCGGCGCGGCGCCGCATCTGACTGAACACCTTGCCGCGTGGCCGGGCGTTCGACTGTGTGGTCTCATGACCATGGCTCCGCTCGATTCGACCCCCGAGGAACTTCGTCTGGCCTTTTCCCGGCTCAAGGACATCTTCGAAGACATGCGCGGCGACCGATATGTCGGACCGGCGTTTGAGCATCTATCCATGGGGATGAGTAACGATTTCGAGTACGCCATTGAGGCCGGCGCCACCATGGTTCGGATCGGCAGCCTCCTCTTCGAGGGGATGACATCTTCGGTTGCGGACAAGGATGATGACGACGAGTGAGTATTCTCGATCGCGATTTGTTTGAGCTCTGGCGTCTCCTTCTCGGCATCCTTTGCGGGACTTACGCCACCGTGGTAACGGCTCGATCTCTCTGGGGATGGGTCGTTCATCTTTCCGTTCCCGGCCGCCACACCACGGTCATGCGCAATTACGTCCTTGTCCTACTGCTTCGACTTCGACCGGGCCGATTCGCCGGCGAACTGCTTCAAATCGGCGGACTCTGTATGATCCTCATCATCCTCTTGCGATATCACGCCTGAGCCGATGCAATCCCCTTGTGCCGGGCGGTTTCCGGCATTGGAGAAACCTCCCGCATGTTGACCGTCCTCTGGTTCTGGCTCGGCTTGACGCTTGTGACCGGCATTGTCTGGTTGATCCGCCACATCCAACTCAGCAAGGC
Proteins encoded in this region:
- a CDS encoding DUF2304 domain-containing protein encodes the protein MNGYQIIAVSILGLLLLISLTAMFRGWATRREGAAWSAIFLAAIVATIRPQITQDIANALDIDRGADLVFYCGVLVMMVGFWMTYLRMRRLRRDVTLLVRHIAILEARGSLAPVDRPSPDGP
- a CDS encoding YggS family pyridoxal phosphate-dependent enzyme encodes the protein MTSNVASLRRRLSENFKKVRDRISAACERARRSPDDVQLIAVTKSVDIEVIRQVLELGTIDIGESRPQQLNQRAGMMHEFIERRAVLGGRREGPPARPRWHMIGHLQRNKVKLVVPWAEMIHSVDSLRLAEDLHLQATRLGRVVDILLQVNTTGERSKFGVAVGAAPHLTEHLAAWPGVRLCGLMTMAPLDSTPEELRLAFSRLKDIFEDMRGDRYVGPAFEHLSMGMSNDFEYAIEAGATMVRIGSLLFEGMTSSVADKDDDDE
- a CDS encoding undecaprenyl/decaprenyl-phosphate alpha-N-acetylglucosaminyl 1-phosphate transferase → MTLTAGSTVDLLKAYCWPLAVALAVTLAVCPLVKRIAIKLELYDRPDGGLKPHQVPIPYLGGVAMYVGWAAALAVTYALVPEVRKTLPWIMIAGTVLMLTGLIDDIRHLSPKVRLLIQAGMAAMLVYGGIGRHVSRALLVPIQSIAPDLFLSEPFVAAVSVGVCIFALAGAMNATNFIDGLDGLCGGILAIASVGLALVSLVVHRLDPSHDPSAAVRFALCAGVLGACLGFLHYNFNPASIFMGDSGSLLLGFNVAVLLLLLAEQPHHAGYATWRWLDAGLIVFAFPVLDTAVAITRRWLRGRPLFVGDRSHLYDQLRDRGLSVRRTVLTCYAIGLIFALLGPAISRLPAILLFAVLIGIPSAAGILCRQFGLLRVDDTASRSAAARHGDSRSGL
- a CDS encoding DegT/DnrJ/EryC1/StrS family aminotransferase, which translates into the protein MKPPAVQTPIPLLDLKGQYAPIREEIRRAIDAVCDSQRFIGGPEVVACEEAIAAYCGCKYAIGMSSGTDALLCSMMAMGIGPGDEVVVPSFTFFATAGCVSRLGAKPVFVDVDPDTCNTTADYIAKAITPRTKLIIPVHLFGQCADMDPIMALGKSRNIPVMEDAAQSIGATYKGRQACSMGDVGTLSFFPSKNLGAFGDAGMVCTNRSDLADRIRMFRDHGASPKYYHKWIGGNFRLDALQAAVVRIKLQYLSGWSKQRGENACRYGGLFAGSVVRPPVINESNISIFNQYCIRVPRRDELRKHLDAHGIGNEVYYPVPLHMQECFASLGGKPGDCPNAEAAARDILAIPIYPELTTEQQERVAATILDFYKSGA